TTTTTCTATTGTAAAAATTGTTTTTCATCCCATATAGACCAACAAATTTGTTTTCATATATATgctaaaaaaagatataattattttcCCACATGCACACATCTTTTGTCACAATTCTTTTATGACAATTTTATACTACACAATAATAAATACATATGCTTTAGAAATATTGAATTATATTTAAGATATATTAAACTAAGGgttaatagtcaaattagtTCTTAAAAGATAAGACATTCTTTAAATTTATCTCTAAAagattttttcaattaaattgaTCTTCAAAGATTACGAATCAATCATGTCCTTCAGTTATTCCATTTACAATTTTCGTCAACAATTGATAATGTAAAATGTTATCTGATAGCTTATATGATACATAACATGTTCAATTAGACATTGACTAAATATGTTTACGAAAATCTATCAATTTAGTCACTAAATCATATTgagaataaaatttttataattgaaaaaaatagacatatcatgtattatatatcttatcaattaatgttttacatcaatctttaaaaaaattgttaatggAATGATTGGAAGACAAATATgattaattcataatttttaaaaaattaatttaattaaaaaagtcgttcagaaataaatttgaataatatatTATCTTCTAGAAACTAATTTAACTATTAATCTACTAAActaatcataaaatattttatttaattgcttCAACTGCAATTCTAAATAAAACTTAGTATGcgataaaattaaaagttattgTAACTCCTTTCACTTcttaaaatactaattataaactaaaactaaaaattccTTTGAAACTTCCATCAGTTGAGATACTAATTAATGCTAATTATAATTCTTCTAACGGAGCATGCATAATTCTTGATATAGCGCCATTTAGACCTTCACTACTATCATTAAAGACCAAAAGCACTAAAATAATAGTTACAAATATAATTTCCAGTGTTTCAAATGTTCTTATAAAGGACCTTGTCAAGTTATACGGCAAATTCTGAAAATGCTCTACAAGGTAAAAAACTGTCCAAACAGGCAATGAAATTAAATCGACTAAAATATTCTCCTGAGCTTTCCTTGACATGCCACCTCATACACGAGACATGAAAATCCAGGCCACAGACCCTCGAGCACCTTGTTTATAAGATCACAATGTTCCTTGGTACTACTCTGGTATCATGGAAAATCATACAAATGttgttaaaataaaatttaatttaaaaaaggaaaatatatataaaaaaaaccaacaataaaagaattaaaagatcCAACCTGAGGGTCTTTGGCTCCATGCACCCAGACATTCCTGCAAAACTTAACCCTAGCTGCATCGGAGTCCGTATACTTTGATCCTTTAAAGTCAAGAACATCAATCAGAATTTGGTCCTTCAACCGTCGTACTTCACGACGCCAACGACGTTTTGGATGATAACCGGTCCTGGCTTTAGCCAACTGGAACTCAACACTCAAATTGGAATTGTCCAAAGAACCAAAATCTTGTTGCACCGCAACATAAAACTCGCGGATACCAATTGGACTTGATAGATATGGGTGGTGTGATATAGAATCCCTGaaattattaaagaaaaaagaagcatAACGGAAACATAGTCGTATGTATTCATCTTATCCTTCAATGATAAAACAAAGTTAGTGAAACATTGCTTCAGCGAAGAACTAGTAAAAGCATTTGTCAAAAGTTATATAAGATACCTAGTAGTTACACTAGACATATTAAAGCACCCacatcaaattttttaaaagaaaaaacagaCCGAACAAGATCGAACAAACTTACAATGTTTGGTGGTAGTTCAAATAATCGGTAAACAATTTAAGTTCAAGAAGAAAGTTATGGTCCAAGCAACTGGCGAGCACTCCTGCAAGATTAAGTATATCTTCCGTGTAAGGACTACGGACCACCACTGAACCCCGTTCACCTCTGATAACGGTTTTTGAAAGAGTTGATCTGATGCTTCCGCCCAAATACCCCTCACCGTTCCTTGTTACTAGGTTGAAATCGGTTATATTACCATGGGTCTGTCTTGATTCATGAAGTTTCATCAGTCCTACTACAAAACCCCGCGAAGCCTTTTTAAGTCCGCCGTAATCCCTTCTGTCATGTAAATTGTGAATATTGTTGTCATAATTCTGGTAACAGAAATATCTAAACTGTTGATCTTAAGCCCTGAATGGGAGGGAGAATATATCTCTCCAAACTTCTGGATGCCAATTTAAAACGTTCCTGCATGCATCCCATTAGATCGTCATCGTTGTTGGGAACTCTAACCGCCTTGCATGTTGTTTTAAGATTTGAAGAGCTGATGACGGCATCAAAAATGTGTATTTTCACATTTTTCTTAGGCCCACCATTAACGAGGTAATTAAGAGTATAGTGTCTGATTTGTTTGTccaatattaaatttgaaatttcttCTGCAATCATGGTTACTAAACACAAAATATAACTCAGCAAActtcaataaataaattcagTACAATGCATTAGAGAAGACTCAATCATACAGATAAAAAACTCATGCTTTCATATTGAACAAATAAAAGCTCAATTAGCAAAATATATACTTTcatattgtatttttaaatgcTTTCATTCAAGCGCAAGTCAATTTGAGATACATAAAATTGTTAAATAGGGATGGACCACTGCTTATTTGATTGAGTCCGTAGCATACATACACCAGAAGCATCAAATTTAACAATAGCATAATATCCATGAAAACAGTATTTAGACATGTTTTGTTCTAACAATATATACAAGCCCCcctttttctgttttctataaAGCAAAACTGTATTCCTTATAACTCAACACAACAATACACACTCTTTAACTCCCCCTAATTTTCTTTAACAAACTTAAAAAGCCCCATTCATAAATCATCATTTCCTTAGGAGAACAGATTGCACATTtaacagaaaaagaaaagataacactaatataaatacaatcaagagaaataaaaaaggaaaaaaaatcaaaggtAGATAAAAAGATCATGAGAACAGATTTCAAATGATAAAAAATCATAACAGATAAAAAATCTTATAACCCTAACATACCCAGAACATATTGCACAAATTTGGAATccttaaaaaattataagaacaGCTTACACAAATATAACTTGtaagaacaaataaaaaatcataataacCCCAACATACACAGAACATATTGCACAAATTTGGAATCTTAAAAGCTCACCTGGAACATGGGGAAGAAGCAGTGATTGCGGCGGAGGAAGGGAGTCAGCAGAAAGCAACTCAGCCACCGACGAAAGGAGGAGTATGCGGAGGACTGTCAGCAGAAGCACAGCAGCAACGACGCCACGACAAATCAAGCTCGACGAAGACCAAGCACAGCAGCGATACTGAAGAAGACAGCTCGAACGGCCTTCAACCGGGCAGTGGAACAGAGATGGCGCCGACGGCACAGTGGCTGCGCGACGGAGGCTTCCACGTTCGCACGGTGGCTGCGCGATGGAGGGGAAGTGAGGGAGCAGGCGGTGCCTCTTCGAAGCTGGAAGTTTCGACGGCGGCGGTAGCAGGCGGTGGCTGGACGCAAGTGAGGGAGGACCAGGAGCTCTGGACTGAGTGCAAGAGACAGAGAGAGGCTAGCGCGTTCTGGTTCTGGAGGCTAGGGCTGGACTCGAGAGTGAAAACTGGAGTAGACgcaaggttctgaaaatcggACCGATCATCAAACCGCTTTAATAATTGGTTCACTGATTTATTGGTCTAACTAGTCCAACCGATGGTTCAACTGAAAAAATCGTTTTAGAACAGTAACGCATGATGGAGAGGGAAGATTGTTGGCTATTTGTCCATAGTTGATTCCAAAAATCAGAACCACTTGTCTGTATAAAACTATAAATGTCTCTGAGAAAAACACAGTTTTGAAAtatcagaaaaataaaatgcttAAATTCCTATGCTGAATAAGAAGAATAAGTACACAACCAAATTGATAGAATCATAAAActaaaatgaataatatataaattaattaatggtTTTTGATTCCTCTGAGGATGCAATGTAGTTTCTCTTTCATTCCATGAAGCTAAGAAGGAATAACATTTTGATCACTAAACAACTAGACTAGAATGTTCCATTAGCAAGAAAACATAGACAGAAACAGAATAAGATTATCCCATATAACAAAATCAGTTTTTTTCATCAACTTTGTGTGGAATCAAAAGAGAATAATGCAGAAGTATACAAGTTACACACCAGAAATAGTGAGAAGCAGCATAAGCAGTTTGAAGTAGGAGGAATAATAACACATACAAATATGCATTGAAAAAGTACAAAATTTCAATAAACATTACTAAACAGAGGCAAGAAAGAACAATCATCATTCAGCAACAAACATTACGAACAGTAACAAGTAATCACACTATTACCAAAttcaaaaagaatgaaaacCAGATAACCCCAATCATAAACACCATtaccaaattaaataaaaaatcaaccaaaaatcACCTTGCAAATCAAAAACTCAATCTGTTGAACTCAATAATTACATCAGTTATCCAACTAAATAATTGCATCACAGTTATCATAAACTGATTTCAAAGCCTAGAAGCAGAGTGAAATTAAAAACATGAAGCATATAATAAATCAAAAGATCACCAATtgcaaattttttaataagaacagaagttaaaaacaatgaaaaatgaaaaaagattcAACAGTTTTCAACCCAATTTTAATAAAGCTCATCACAAtgattaacaacaacaaaaagtACTGAAGGAACAGTGAATCAGTAACAAACAgtgcaaatttaaaatttaaaagttatcaatttaaaatttatcatcaaatacAATCAGTGAGCAAAACCAATCAACCAAGCACTGACTGAGTATTCTGTTCTGATTCTGTGACTGGGAAGCAACAAATTCAAGTTACagcaacaaatttaacaaatcAAGTAAAGTCCCGATTTACAGCAACATTTAGATTAGCAACAAGGCAAATTTGATTAGCAATTCAGCATGCAAAAATACAGGGAGAAGGGAAATCTAAAAAGAGAGAACAGGGAAGCGATGGTGCAGGGACTCACCAACGGTCGACGGCGAGTCGGCGACCACCCCACGGAAGGCGATGAAGCAAGAGCCAACCCCACGAGTTGCTTCTGCTGCCGGCGACGAGACAGACGAACCACGAGATGCCAGTGACTGAGACGAGACTTGAGTGAGACTGGGAGGCAGAATCGAGCAGAGACAACCACGGACGACGAGCAGCAACCAACACGCACAGCTCGAGCACTCACTGGTAGAGGGAGGCGCGAGCAGCCGAGCACAGAGAAGAACGGCGAGATGCGAGCACCCGACGTGGAGGATACAGCGAGAGGCCCGAGAGCACGAAGACggaagttcttgagtgcgatgGACGGCGGCGGCAGTCTCTTACTCCGACAGACGGCGACAACTATGGGTGGAGGCTTGGGTTTGCTTTCTTTGGTGGAGGCTAGGGTTTGCTGAAGGAAGGAGTTGGAGAAGGGGGAATGGGGGATAACGCCTGCAACTTTTTCCCTTTCAAGGAAGGAAACGAGGTTGTTTTTCTGTCAACCGGCCGGGTTCCGGTCCGACCTGCCGGTAACCGGCTAGTTCAGCGGTTCTTGAGTGGTTTTTTATTTTGCGGTTTTGCACATTGGATTGGACCGTTTTCTTTGCCGGTTCCCGATTTAATCGGTTTGACTGGCTggtccggtccggttttcaAAACATTGAGTAGACGAGGAGTGAAGGAGTTAGGGTTCATTGATTCAAAATCAACAAATTAGATTTATACCTAGGGTTAGCGGAAGACAGAGAAGAATGCAGAGCTGGCGGCGACAGGGACAGTGGCTGGCAAGAGGCAAGCAGTGGTTGGCTTCGCGAACGAAAAGCAGGCTGAAAGGAATTTGCAACGGTGAGTGACTTCCACGGAACTTGCGACGGCGGCGGTGGCTGGACGGAGGTTGGGCCGGAAGCTCAAGGTAGAGACTGGAGACGTGGGAACTGAGAGCGAGAGGTGAGAGTGGAGGGCTGCAGGCTCGAGAGTGGGTCTGTGGGTGTCTGGGTGAACTGGTGAAGACTAGGGTTCCTTTCAGAAGGCCAAAACGCAGCGTTTTTGGAAATTTTCAAAAACCGGCCGGGTCACGATTCGATTCGACATACCGGTTCACATtcattaagaaaataaaataaattaacaagaCTTATGAATTTAACAAGACCTACCGGTTCGACCTACAAAATTAACATTcattaagaaaataaatttatttatacctattttctaattataaataataacaagacttatgaatttaataaaaaataaaataaatgaatttaatttgaattattcTCTTATTGTTTTCTATATCTAGGAATCAGAATGTGTTTTATGTATTTTGTTAATAGTTCTTAAAAAagttactattttatttattaatattttaaattttttataatattttcatAAAACTTGATTAATAAGTTCTTCTTCACAATGTGTTTCTTGAactttttaacaaaaatatatcttaatttttgtctttcatcttttatatttattgattatactaattttttaCAATGTATTTTTATGAACTATATACATtgttgggagagaagtgactcgatatgggagtattcacagaggccatggtttcgggatgatcaatgccgagggtaaaactattttggacttttcttcaatctttgatcttctcatcgcagatacatgttttaaaaagagagacgaacatcttataacctttaagagtggcatgacaagctctcaaatcgacttcttcttgttgaggagagttgaccagaaattttgcattaactgtaaaattatcccgggagagagtttgacaacacaacatagggtgctcgtCATAGATTTTTGCGTTGAGCAAAAAttgaggaaaagacatcatacgaagaacccaaggacgaggtggtggcggatgaaaggtgaggaacaaagaagcttcctaagacgggtaggagaagaggcaaagtgggatgggaatggaagcgcggaagagatgtggagggagatggcagaagttattagaagagcagcaaaagaaaattttggtgaatctaaaggaataggaccaagagacaatgagtcctggtggtggaatgcgagtatacaagaaaagataaagataaaaagggaatgctttaaagagtggtctttatgctgcaatgcagataactgggaaaaatataaggcggctaagaaagagacaaaagtggctataagtgaagcaagaacaagagcatatgagggtctctaccagtctttgggcacgaaagaaggagaaaaaggtatatatagaatcgcaaagagccgggaaagaagaacgagagatttggatcaggttaagtgcataaaagataaggatggagaggtgtggctcaagaggagaagattaatgaaaggtggaagagctacttctacgagttatttaatgagggacagaagactcttccgagccttggtcgattatgcacaagggaagaagatcaaaactttgactactatcgaaggattcgagacttcgaggtaaaagaggctctaaagcagatgaaaaatggcagggcagtaggatctgataatatcccgattgaggtttggaagggtcttggagaaaaaggcatcaactggttaactaagctttttaatgagattttaaggtcaaagaagatgcctgatgagtggagaaagagcaccttggtacctatctacaagaataagggggatatgcaaagttgcggaaactatagaaggattaagcttatgagtcatactataaaattatgggaaagggtgatagaacggaggttgagaaaagagacacaagtaacagagaaccaatttggatttatgccaggaAGATCTACtactgaagcgatatacctattaagaaggatgatggagaggtatcgtagtaataaaagggatctacatatggtgtttattgatttggaaaaagcgtatgatagggtaccaagggaggtcttatggaaggttttagaaaagaggagagtaatgatcgcatatattcgggcaattaaagacatgtatgatggggctacaactagtgtgaagactcaaggtggtgtgacaggggaattccctattggtataggattacaccagggatcatccttaagtccataccttttcacattagtcttgaaagtactcacagagcacatccaagagcctgtgccatggtgcatgctttttgccgaagATATCGttcttatgggagagtcaagggaagacctaaataagaagttggagttatggagagaagctttagaagtgtatggtctgtgCATAAGCCGTAGTAAGACgaaatatatggaatgtaagttcagtctgaaaagggaaaaccccaatatagaggtgaagattggagagaaatcctacgaaaagttaaaagttttaagtatcttgggtgcatcatacaggataatggagagattaaacaagatgtaaatcataggatccaagtaggttggtcaaaatggcggagtgcatctggttttatatgcgacaaaaaagtgtctttaaaacttaaaggtaaattctatcgcaccgctataagaccggctatacTGTATGGTAtggagtgttgggcggctaaaggggagcacgaacataagttgagtgtggcagagatgaagatgttgagatggatgagtggtcatacgcgattggataaaataaggaatgaagatataagggagagagttgaaGTAGCACCATTATGGAAAatatggttgaatcgcgtctcaggtggtttggacatgtgagaagaagaccgatagaacttccagtcaggagggtggatgagatggaagatggacaaagggcgaaaggcagaggaagacctaagaagaccatccatgatgtggtcaaacgagatctacatgtaaacggtctctctgtagacatgatacatgacagagcacaatggcgtcgtttgattcatgtagccgaccccacttagtgggacaaggctttgttgttgttgtatatACATTGTTTTCTgtcttttttttacttttttaattattttattaccttatttttaattatttattttactttcacTCCTCGTATGTTTATTGTATTTTACTTCatcttagttttaattttatagataacttttaattatataaaattcgATAGTTTCTTTCAAAACATGCTCAAatatattatctattatatacaATCATTAggataaacaaataaatataaattgaatatataatttaattttaatttaaactaaaaactaaatgaattgtcgaaaaaatagcaacaaattttatttttaatttctctataatttattaaaaggtAAAAATCTCTCTATAACCACTAATATCGCCAATAACAAAAGTATAAgtctttataaaataaaaaatatatatataaaataaataatatatataattttaaagttattaatcatagattatgaaaaaaaattaaaaaaaatcttatggatcaacatgtaatttttttatatttttatcttttttctaaaattttttatatttatcaacATTTAAGTTGTATATACATTACTTCTCAAAATATTATGATTTCACAAGTTATAATATGTGGGATAAATTACCTTTATAAACCACTTGCAAACCAATTTTACGTATATCCCCCAAAGTAAAAAAGGCTACGTGCATGTCTCAATTTACATAActatataaatcaaatttatGAAGTTCGAATTATGTGTTTCCGTAGTAAATCGAATCTATAAGATTCAAATTACTTGGATGCTATCTATGCTACTAAATCGTATGAAGGAGGTCGATTTACAATGAGCTGAATTGCTATTAAGTGAGTATAAATCGAACCTTATTGCTTCGATTTAGCACGGACcatataaatcaaaatttatagATTCGATTTAGTAGGGAATGACATAATTCGAATTCTTTGAATTCAATTTACTTTTGAATCACAATGTCAAGTAATTCGAATCCTATAAATTCGATTTACTACTTATTACCCTAATTCGAATTcattaaattcaatttatataGAAATGTAAATGGAGACAACTAGGTAACGTTTTTGAATTTGGGTGATTAAGGTAATTTTGGGGTGGCTTTGGTTTTTCAACATAAATTAACTTAATATATGATATTAGTT
The genomic region above belongs to Arachis stenosperma cultivar V10309 chromosome 5, arast.V10309.gnm1.PFL2, whole genome shotgun sequence and contains:
- the LOC130979362 gene encoding uncharacterized protein LOC130979362 produces the protein MKLHESRQTHGNITDFNLVTRNGEGYLGGSIRSTLSKTVIRGERGSVVVRSPYTEDILNLAGVLASCLDHNFLLELKLFTDYLNYHQTLDSISHHPYLSSPIGIREFYVAVQQDFGSLDNSNLSVEFQLAKARTGYHPKRRWRREVRRLKDQILIDVLDFKGSKYTDSDAARVKFCRNVWVHGAKDPQSSTKEHCDLINKVLEGLWPGFSCLVYEVACQGKLRRIF